A genomic stretch from Aerococcaceae bacterium zg-1292 includes:
- a CDS encoding sodium:alanine symporter family protein encodes MMEFIKQISDWLWGPPLLILIVGGGLYISIITGFFQLRYFGFILKETLGKMFAKTEGGEGTVSAFQAMTTALASSIGAANIVVVPTIIFTAGPGAVFWMWVVAILAEATKFAEVALSVKYRERNSAGDFVGGASYTFKNAFQGKFGKAMGALISFFFMIEILPSITLQTLSAAGPMVNVGKIMGFDPDITKKVAIIIIFVLTGLVVYGGVKAIGRVTEKLVPFMALIYISMGLIIIILNIQHVPAAFGKIILGAFNPTAVAGGAVGATLKNVIQKGVARGVYSNEAGMGSAGYGHAAATTDHPARQGLWGCFEVIADTLVVCTISALIVLVTDTWTPGMDKAAIDAVSPVAVERAINTAFGTFGSILISLCLFMFVLSTIIVIVFYCEKQAEYLFGYKGGLLFRAIATFMIIAAIFLSFGNAGVFLDVTLALVVIPNMIGVLMLSKEVKMMKEDFFNNPLYYPGNKKIK; translated from the coding sequence ATTATGGAATTTATAAAGCAAATTTCTGACTGGTTATGGGGACCACCATTATTAATTTTAATTGTTGGTGGTGGATTATACATCTCCATTATTACTGGCTTTTTTCAACTTAGATATTTTGGATTCATTTTAAAAGAAACACTTGGTAAAATGTTCGCCAAAACAGAAGGTGGCGAAGGAACCGTTTCAGCGTTTCAAGCGATGACAACGGCACTGGCTTCGTCCATTGGTGCAGCCAATATTGTCGTTGTGCCAACAATTATTTTCACTGCTGGTCCGGGTGCTGTTTTCTGGATGTGGGTAGTAGCGATTTTAGCTGAAGCAACAAAATTTGCTGAAGTTGCCTTATCTGTAAAATATCGTGAACGTAACAGTGCTGGCGATTTTGTTGGGGGTGCAAGTTATACCTTCAAAAATGCCTTTCAAGGTAAATTTGGTAAAGCAATGGGTGCTTTGATTTCATTCTTCTTCATGATTGAAATTTTACCATCAATTACTTTACAAACACTTTCTGCAGCAGGTCCAATGGTTAACGTTGGTAAAATTATGGGGTTCGACCCAGACATTACTAAAAAAGTAGCTATCATCATTATTTTTGTATTAACTGGCTTAGTTGTGTACGGTGGGGTTAAAGCCATCGGACGTGTAACTGAAAAATTAGTGCCATTTATGGCGTTGATTTATATTTCTATGGGGCTTATTATCATCATCCTCAATATTCAACATGTACCAGCTGCCTTTGGTAAAATTATCTTAGGTGCGTTTAATCCAACTGCTGTTGCTGGTGGTGCTGTCGGTGCAACATTGAAAAATGTTATTCAAAAAGGTGTGGCACGTGGTGTGTACTCAAACGAGGCTGGTATGGGTTCTGCCGGATATGGACATGCGGCTGCAACAACCGACCACCCTGCAAGACAAGGTCTATGGGGCTGTTTTGAAGTAATTGCGGATACACTTGTCGTATGTACAATTTCAGCATTAATCGTGTTAGTAACTGATACATGGACACCAGGTATGGATAAAGCTGCAATTGATGCAGTATCTCCGGTAGCCGTTGAACGTGCGATTAACACAGCCTTTGGTACTTTTGGTTCTATCCTTATTTCACTATGTCTATTCATGTTTGTGCTTTCAACGATTATTGTTATTGTCTTCTATTGTGAAAAACAAGCAGAATACTTATTCGGGTACAAAGGAGGCTTGTTATTCCGTGCGATAGCAACATTTATGATTATTGCGGCAATCTTCCTTTCATTTGGTAATGCAGGGGTATTCTTAGATGTCACTTTAGCTTTAGTAGTTATTCCAAACATGATTGGGGTGCTTATGCTAAGTAAAGAAGTGAAAATGATGAAAGAGGATTTCTTTAATAATCCACTTTATTATCCAGGTAACAAAAAAATTAAGTAG
- the arcC gene encoding carbamate kinase, with product MAKVVLALGGNALGNTPVEQLEAVKIAAKTIIDLSEEGHNIVVVHGNGPQVGVINLGINTTAKNDPQIPEFPLVECVALSQGYIGYHLQQAIMNEAANRSLDVPTATVVTQVEIDEKDDAFVNPTKPIGNFYTKEEADKAVEEKGHVFVEDSGRGYRRVVPSPKPTAIVELNTVKQLFDNGVIVIAGGGGGVPVVKRGNQYVGVDAVIDKDSVAAKLSSDLKADQLLILTAVEKVSINFNKPNQEEINTMTIEQAYQYIDEKQFAPGSMLPKVESCIAFIKENPSGEAIITSLEKAKDALHGETGTKIVE from the coding sequence ATGGCAAAAGTAGTATTAGCTCTAGGTGGTAATGCATTAGGCAATACGCCGGTAGAACAACTTGAGGCAGTTAAAATTGCAGCAAAAACCATTATTGACTTATCCGAAGAAGGCCATAATATTGTCGTGGTACATGGGAATGGACCGCAAGTCGGTGTGATTAATTTAGGTATTAATACAACGGCAAAAAATGATCCGCAAATTCCAGAATTTCCATTAGTTGAGTGTGTGGCATTAAGCCAAGGTTATATCGGCTATCATTTACAACAAGCTATTATGAATGAAGCAGCTAATCGCTCGCTTGATGTGCCGACAGCAACGGTGGTAACACAAGTAGAGATTGATGAAAAAGATGATGCATTCGTTAATCCTACGAAACCGATTGGTAACTTCTACACTAAAGAAGAAGCCGACAAAGCGGTGGAAGAAAAAGGTCATGTGTTTGTTGAAGATTCAGGACGTGGTTATCGTCGCGTCGTGCCGTCTCCAAAACCGACTGCGATTGTGGAATTAAATACGGTTAAACAATTGTTTGACAATGGAGTCATTGTTATCGCTGGCGGTGGCGGTGGCGTACCAGTTGTAAAACGCGGTAATCAATATGTTGGGGTAGATGCAGTTATCGATAAAGATTCTGTCGCTGCGAAACTATCCAGTGATTTAAAAGCGGACCAATTGTTGATTTTAACAGCTGTTGAAAAAGTAAGTATTAATTTCAATAAGCCAAATCAAGAAGAAATTAATACGATGACTATCGAACAAGCGTATCAATATATTGATGAAAAACAATTTGCGCCAGGTAGTATGCTACCTAAAGTTGAATCATGTATCGCCTTTATTAAAGAAAACCCAAGTGGGGAAGCGATTATTACATCGTTAGAAAAAGCAAAAGATGCGTTACACGGTGAGACTGGAACAAAAATTGTAGAATAG